A DNA window from Setaria viridis chromosome 2, Setaria_viridis_v4.0, whole genome shotgun sequence contains the following coding sequences:
- the LOC117844561 gene encoding uncharacterized protein: protein MASLVPGVLVKLLQHMNTDVKVAGEHRSSLLQVVSIVPALAGSDLFTNQGFYLKVSDSSHATYVSLPEEQHDLILSDKIQLGQFIHVDRLEAATPVPILRGVRPVPGRHACVGTPEDLVVTSSSNFHGSKKAQPTNGLKDASSLSLEKETSKLEKINASRKPTGAENKKPMLTKSNSSLSKQALNGIGGKKESVKSKVKPAITRSTPSSPTSVYSLPASFDRFSNDLKQRNKVKGAEKASSSRLSLLEKAASVLKVTTAGRKSSASNPISSSVLSIGSGPKALRRSWEGNVDIKGKGNSESKTTKPDRKSDNKIPVTPRRKTPVDEKVSRKDDSVIQKAARKSTASAPSDDADKAVKKHTPTVKRTSGVLGNSNATNLVKIPPNSKKLTDASTSWTSLPPSLAKLGKELLKYRESAQMAAVEAMQEASAAESLLRCLSSYAEVSSTAEEQNPQPAVEQFLTLHAALSRATVITDTLTKPTASVASPDRSAASDVGTVASTTDEEAAAVAAERRRRATSWVSAALATDLSAFGLYNLKPVPATVSSPLAVVVVDESSKPAAAAATVTKSSPSPKSRMSPAKGKARTGPGATAAAAALTTTPAPPEWERGGGADERGELARRLGEESRGWFLGFVERFLDADVAAAAPWDRERAARMLPQLKRVNDWLGEIGKRSEAPPPTLPDADGEAAAASTAPVAANGGLGVPEETIERLRKKIYEYLLTNVDSAAAMLGGGGGPTAPTNGKKG from the exons ATGGCTTCATTGGTGCCTGGTGTCCTTGTGAAGCTCCTGCAGCATATGAACACCGATGTTAAGGTCGCCGGCGAGCATCGGTCCTCACTCCTTCAGGTTGTCAGCATTGTTCCAGCACTTGCCGGTAGCGATCTTTTTACCAACCAAGGATTCTACCTTAAGGTGTCTGATTCATCCCATGCGACCTATGTTTCCCTTCCGGAGGAGCAGCATGATCTCATCTTGAGCGACAAGATTCAGCTGGGCCAGTTCATCCATGTGGACCGCCTGGAGGCAGCCACTCCTGTTCCCATCCTTAGAGGAGTCCGGCCAGTTCCTGGTCGCCATGCTTGTGTTGGCACACCCGAGGATCTTGTGGTAACCAGCTCCTCAAATTTTCATGGCAGCAAGAAGGCACAACCAACAAATGGATTGAAGGATGCCAGCAGCTTGTCTCTAGAAAAGGAAACGAGCAAATTGGAGAAAATAAATGCTTCACGCAAGCCTACTGGAGCCGAAAATAAGAAGCCAATGCTCACCAAATCAAACTCTTCACTGTCGAAACAAGCTTTGAATGGGATTGGTGGTAAGAAGGAATCAGTTAAATCAAAGGTGAAACCAGCTATTACGAGGTCAACACCTTCGTCTCCAACAAGTGTCTATTCTCTACCTGCATCATTCGACAGATTCTCTAATGATCTGAAACAGAGAAATAAAGTAAAAGGAGCTGAGAAAGCATCATCTTCTAGGCTTTCCTTGTTAGAAAAGGCAGCTTCTGTTTTGAAGGTTACTACTGCCGGGAGGAAGTCCTCTGCCAGTAATCCGATCAGTAGCTCTGTGTTGAGTATTGGATCAGGGCCAAAGGCCTTAAGAAGAAGCTGGGAAGGAAACGTGGATATTAAAGGAAAAGGCAATTCAGAATCAAAGACAACGAAACCTGACAGGAAGTCTGATAACAAGATCCCTGTG ACTCCTAGACGAAAAACACCAGTGGATGAGAAAGTGTCACGCAAAGATGATAGTGTGATTCAGAAAGCTGCTAGGAAGAGCACCGCAAGTGCTCCTTCAGATGATGCCGACAAAGCAGTTAAGAAGCATACTCCTACTGTAAAGAGAACTTCTGGGGTTTTGGGCAACTCAAATGCTACAAATTTAGTCAAGATTCCTCCCAATAGCAAAAAGCTAACAGATGCAAGCACTTCATGGACATCACTCCCTCCATCTCTTGCCAAACTAGGAAAG GAGCTTCTGAAGTACAGGGAATCAGCACAAATGGCTGCTGTTGAAGCCATGCAAGAAGCTTCTGCTGCGGAGAGCTTGCTCAGATGTTTAAG CTCGTACGCCGAGGTGAGCTCCACGGCGGAGGAGCAGAACCCGCAGCCGGCCGTGGAGCAGTTTCTCACCCTCCACGCCGCGCTCTCGCGGGCAACAGTGATCACCGACACCCTCACCAAGCCTACCGCCTCTGTGGCTTCACCGGACCGGTCGGCGGCCAGCGACGTGGGGACGGTGGCCTCCACCACcgacgaggaggccgcggcAGTCGCGGCCGAGCGCCGGAGACGAGCAACGTCATGGGTGAGCGCCGCTCTGGCCACAGACCTGTCCGCCTTCGGCCTCTACAACCTCAAACCAGTCCCCGCCACGGTCTCCTCGCCGTTGGCCGTGGTGGTCGTCGACGAGTCCTCGAAGCCGGCTGCGGCCGCGGCCACGGTTACGAAATCATCGCCGTCGCCTAAGTCGCGGATGTCCCCCGCGAAGGGCAAGGCGAGGACGGGCCCTGGCGCTACGGCGGCCGCAGCGGCGCTGACGAcgacgcccgcgccgccggagtgggagaggggaggaggcgcggacgAGAGGGGCGAGCTGGCGAGGCGGCTCGGGGAGGAGTCGAGGGGCTGGTTCCTCGGCTTCGTGGAGCGGTTCCTGGACGCggacgtggcggcggccgcgccatgGGACCGGGAGCGCGCGGCCAGGATGCTCCCGCAGCTGAAGCGCGTCAATGACTGGCTCGGCGAGATCGGGAAGCGCAGCGAGGCTCCTCCACCGACGCTGCCGGACGCGGACGGTGAGGCGGCAGCCGCAAgcaccgcccccgtcgccgcgaACGGCGGCCTAGGCGTGCCCGAGGAGACGATCGAGCGGCTAAGGAAGAAGATCTACGAGTATCTCCTCACCAACGTCGACTCCGCCGCCGCaatgctcggcggcggcggcgggccgacCGCGCCGACAAACGGGAAGAAGGGCTGA